The Candidatus Saccharibacteria bacterium oral taxon 955 DNA segment GTAGCCGCAAATTTGTCAACTTCACGCACCCAATCAGCCATGCGCATTGGTTCATGATTGATAGCCTTGAGCTCAGCGAGATCAAAAAAGGCACTCACGAGGCGGTTGAGTATGCCAAGTTCATCAGCCATTAAATAGTTTTTAGCAATTTGCGCTTCACTTTTGGTAGGTTGCTGACCGCGAAACGTCGTGAGCCCTAAGAATGGCTTGTCAGAATCAACCCTGGAATAAATAACCTCAGCGGCAGTCAACATATTAACAGCGTAGTGCAGCTTATTCTGAACTATCTGGAAAAACTCTATTTGCTCTTTGGAGCTCGGATTGTAATCTTGACTGGTGGCGAATAAATCTAACACTTGCCGATACAATATTTTTTCACTACTGCGAATATCTCGAATGCGCTCAAGTAGCTCTTTCCAGTAGTTTCCGCCGCTATTTTCCTTAAGGCGCTCATCGTCCATGACAAAGCCCTTAGTAATATATTCACGCAGTCTTTCGGTAGCCCAGATACGAAAATTCGTTGCTATATTTGATTTCACGCGGTAACCAAGCGCAAGTACCATGTCTAGACTATAATGCTCTATAGTTCTCGAGACCTCACGATCACCTTCAATTTGAACTATAAAGAATTTCTTTATAGTTGCCGAAGGGTCGAGCTCTTTCTCTTCGTAGATATTCTTAATATGTTGACCTATATTTTGCCTTGTAGTCTGAAATACCTGGGCCAACTGCACTTGAGTGAGCCACATATTTTCATCCTGCAATCTAGCTTGAATCTGCGGCTTACCATCATCGCCAACATACACCACCATCTCGCCATTCGGGTTGTCGCCACTCATCATTTGATTTCTTTCTCTATCTTGGTAAGGTTTTCTTTTATCTTCACTTCTAGCTCGCGACTTTTCGCAAATTGCTCTTCCAGCTCAGCCGTCAGTCTGGCAAATTTCTCGGCGAACGGCTCATCGTCTTCCTCGGCCTCTTCGACACCAACGTAACGACCGGGTGTCAGTACGTAATCATGCTGCTTGATTTCTTCTAGATCAGCGACTTTACAGAAACCTGGCTGATCAGTGTAATCCGCACTAGCAGTTTTATAATCATGATATGTCTTCACCACCCGAGCAATGTCTTCTTCGGTCAGCTCGCGGTTGCGGCGGGTGACCATTTTGCCCAAATTTCGCCCATCGATGAACAGCACTTTGCCGTGACGATTGGTACGATCACGCGACACAAACCACAAGCAGCACGGTATGGCTACGTTGAAAAACAGTTGGCTCGGCAGCGTGACGATAGCGTCAACCATATCATTGAGTACTAGCTGCTTGCGGATATCACCTTCACCGCCAGTTTGGCTGCTCATACTGCCGTTTGCCAGCACAAAGCCCGCCGTACCGCACGGGCTCAAATGGTGAATCATATGTTGAATCCAAGCAAAGTTGGCGTTACCCTTTGGCGGCAGACCATACTTCCAGCGCGGGTCAGCCTGCAAATGTTCTTGACCCCAGTCGCTAATATTAAACGGCGGATTAGCCAAGATATAATCAGCTTTTAAGTCGGGAAGCTGATCGTCCATCAGAGTGTCGCCGCGTTTGATATTCGCGTCAATTCCCCGAATTGCCATGTTCATTTTAGCGAGTCGCCAAGTGGTTTCGTTCAATTCCTGACCATACACCGCGATATCGCTAACGCGGCCTGCATGCTCCTCGACAAATTTCTCGCTCCAGACGAACATACCGCCACTACCGCAACATGGGTCATACACACGCCCGCTGTACGGCTCAAGCATTTCTACCAGCAACTTCACGATGGAACGCGGCGTGTAGAATTCACCGCCGTGCTTACCCTCACTGTCAGCAAACATACCCATAAAATATTCGTAGACTTGACCAAGTAAATCTTTGGAACTGGCAGTATCAAATTTAATATTTGTAAATAAATCGATGAGCTCGCCCAAGCGGCGTTTATCCAGAGCTTCGCGAGCATAATTTTTCGGCAAAACACCCTTCAAACTTTGATTGTCGCGTTCAATTGCCTCCATGGCACTGTCAACTAGCACGCCAATTTCTGGCTGCTTGGCACTCGCCACGAGGTACTCCCAGCGAGCCTCTTTGGGAATCCAAAAAACATTCTCCGCCAGATACCAATCCCGGTCTTCTGGATCATAATTGTCATCAACCGCCGCCTGGTACTGCGCCGAAAATGCATCTGAAACATATTTCAGAAAAATTAGCCCAAGCACCACATATTTATAATCCGACGAGTTGATATTACCCCGTAATTTATCTGCCGCAGCCCACAACTGCTTTTCAAGTTCCCTCGTATTCATAGATAGATTATATCAGATTTGGGGGTCATCTACTCTGGGTGCAGCAGACTTTTGTAGTCAGTTTTCGTAACAATAATATGATCATTAAGCGTAATGCCAAGCAGTTTTCCCGCTTCCATTAGCCTGCTGGTAACATCTTTATCAGCCTGACTGGCCTCCAAACTCCCACTCGGATGATTATGCGCCACGACAATGTTGGCAGCACGGTCGGCGATGGCGTCGGCGAAGACCTCGCGCGGGTGCACCAGGCTGGCGGTCAGCGTGCCGATAGTCACCACCCGCTTGGCGATCAAACGATTCGCACCATCCAGCGTCAGGCAGACAAAGTATTCCTGCTTTTTGTCGCGAATGTCGGCCAGTAGCTCAACGGCTTTTTCTGGGCTATCAATGATCGGCTGGTCGCTATCCAGCAAATACCGCCGCGCCAGTTCCAAGCTCGCCAAAATCACTGGGATTTTTGCTTCACCCAAACCAACCACGCCACGCAGATCATCATACAAAACATCACCGCCTTTTTGACGCACAATTTTCAGCACTTCGAGCGCAATCTTACCAACATCGGCCCGAGCATTGCCGCTGCCAATAACCGCCATCAACAGCTCCAAGTCGCTCAGCCGCGCCGCGCCATAACGCGCTAGTTTCTCGCGGGGACGGTCGTTGGGATGACGATCAGACAACCTCATGATCAAAGTATACCAAAAGGACAATACCTAGAATCAAAAAATAAAGATAGGATTATACACAAGATTTAGAATAATAAGGGCCCTACGACACCACATTTAGGCGATCCAAAACTAATCAGCTATTTGTTACAGAATATTTATTACCAGTTCTAAGATGAGCGACTTTCAGTAAATGGGACAATCAACACAAACTCCGCACCAGCCGACAAGCGGCTTTTGACGTGAATCGTGTAGCCGCAGCGATCCGCTAACGACTTAGCAATCGCCAACCCCAAACCGTGACCCGACACGCCAGTCCGCGTCCGCGCCGTGTCTGCCTGGTAAAATCGCTCAAAAATATGCTTTTGATCAGCCGGCGCGATACCTGGACCGTTATCTTTAACGATGAATTCAAGTGTATTTTTGCGAGACCTCACGCAGAGGTTAATTTTACCAACCTTTGATGGTACATACTTTACGGCATTGTCTACTAAGATCGCTAGAATTTGGCGAACCGTATCTGTCTGAAGCGCAATCTCCTGACTGGATCGCTGTTCATCATATATTAATTTCACTTTTTTTGCCTGTGCAACAGGCGTAAACCGAGCAACCACCTCCTCAACAAGTACGGAGGGATTGGAAAACTCTAGGTCTTGCGTGACACTCTCCGACTTCGCCAAATCAAGCAGTGAATTACTGAGCTCAGTCAACTTCTTTATTTCTGCAACGTTTTGACCCAAAACCTGACGTGCTTTTTTGTCAGTTAGGGTTGGCTTTCTAAGTGCTACTTCGTTGTTGAGCAGTAGAGCTGATAGTGGAGTTCTCAATTCATGACTAGCATCAGACACAAATTGTGCTTGCTGCTCGATTGACCGCTCGATCGGCACTAGAGTTTTCCGTGCCAATAGCAGACTCAACCAATAGCCGATCAGTAATAACGCAAGATTTAGTGTTACGAGTGACACAATGACCGACCAGCGTGTTTCACTATTGCGTCGCTCTAAACGATGGGTAAACTGATCCTCAAAAAGTATCAACGACTGCTGATTATTTTCACCTGGCGGCAACGGACGATCTAATTGTACGGAAGTGATAGCATAAATAATCACACTAAACACCAGCGACAACGTCATGATCACCGTCAAATAACTCAACGCCAACCGTCTGACGCGCTGCTGTTTCATGATTTATCCTCCAGCTTGTAGCCAAAGCCTGGGACGGTGTGGATCAATTTTGAGCCGAATGGTTTATCGATTTTTCGGCGCAAAAACATAACGAATAATTCAACATTGTTAGGCAAGACATCTGCATCAAAATCCCACACGTGCGAGATAATCTGCTCTTTGGACAGGACCTTGCCGGCGTTACGCATCAGATATTCCAAGACAGCATATTCTTTGGCGGTTAGGCTAATTTCCTCTGAGGCACGCATCACCTTTTTCAAACTCGGATCAAGCATCAAATCACCAACCCGCAAAATTTCTTCCAACTTCTCGTTTGGACGGCGCAGCAACGCACGAAGACGCGCCAATAACACCTCAAAACTAAACGGCTTCGCCAAATAATCATCAGCGCCCACGTCCAAGCCTTCGACAATATCCCGCTCGGCATCGCGTGCTGTCAACATTAAAATCGGCGTCTGATTACCGTCTTTACGCAGTACCCGGCACACTTCATAGCCATTCATTTCCGGCAGCATCACATCAAGAATAATTACATCATAGTCGTCCGCCGTCGCCGTTCGATACCCCTCGTCGCCATCATGTGCCACATCAACCGCATAGGCTTCATCTTCCAAGCCTTCCTTCAGCGACTGGGCAATCGCCACGTCATCTTCTACTAGTAAAATTCTCATTAGCTAATTATCCTCTTTTTTCAACTTTAGCACAGGCATCTGAAAAATTGCTTAAAAGCACCCTGATCAAAAGCCGCTTAGTCGTCACAACGAATGATAATTTTAGAGTTATCTCCCGCTACAACCCGGCACTTGCCGCCGACAGGATACGTAAACTTCGGGTCAGTGTGACCAAAATCCAGATTGACCACCACTGGAATCGTGGGATCGATATTTTTCGAAAGGATGATATCGCTAACCATATCGTCAGTCGCCCGAGATTCGCCCTGAAAACGCCCCACTAGAATTGCTTTCACCCGACAAAAAAATGGCTGCTGCATCAATGCCTGCACGTGACGCTCAAACGTTTCGGGAATTGAATCATAGCTATCGTCTTCAATACACAAAATAATATCGCCTTCAATTTTCGGAAAATATTCCGTACCATTCAACAAGTTTAGACTACACAAATTGCCGCCAATCATTACGCCTTCAGCCGACCCGCTCTGCACGACTCGCGGTCCATTATTTTCCAAAGCTTGACGCGGCGAAACTTCGTCATAATTCCACGGAAAATCATAAAATGTTTCCGATTGCTGAACGACAAACTCTGCCGGCTGATCTGCAAACAAACACCGCCGAAAATATTCCAACGAATAATTAGCTTCTGACGGCAAACCAAAACAATAGAAATTCGGCATCGCATAAGTCACCAACCCAGTTTTTGCCAAAATCGCGTGATTAAGAACGGTAATATCAGAAAAGCCACCAAAGATCTTCGGATTATCTTTAATAATTTGCCAGTCAATTCTACCAAGCAACTGGTTGGAATTAAATCTGCCAATCGCCGCCAAAACACACTTCACGTTTTCGTCCATAAATGCTTCGTGCAAATCCTCAACCTTCTCGTCGTCCGTCGGACAACCTCGCTGACTCCGAGAAAAAGCATTTTTACTAAACGAAACTTTTAGTCCAAGTGATTCTAACGCCGCTTTCGCCCGATCTAAAACTCTTTCGTCAATATCACTCGCCGAACGCGCCGGCGCAACTATTCTCACTTCATCACCTGGCTTTAATTTATCTGGTATCATACATTTCCTTTCCTAAAATTAATCAATCAAAAAACCTCCCGCAGGAGGCATAAAACAGCAACAAAACACCTC contains these protein-coding regions:
- a CDS encoding N-6 DNA methylase, coding for MNTRELEKQLWAAADKLRGNINSSDYKYVVLGLIFLKYVSDAFSAQYQAAVDDNYDPEDRDWYLAENVFWIPKEARWEYLVASAKQPEIGVLVDSAMEAIERDNQSLKGVLPKNYAREALDKRRLGELIDLFTNIKFDTASSKDLLGQVYEYFMGMFADSEGKHGGEFYTPRSIVKLLVEMLEPYSGRVYDPCCGSGGMFVWSEKFVEEHAGRVSDIAVYGQELNETTWRLAKMNMAIRGIDANIKRGDTLMDDQLPDLKADYILANPPFNISDWGQEHLQADPRWKYGLPPKGNANFAWIQHMIHHLSPCGTAGFVLANGSMSSQTGGEGDIRKQLVLNDMVDAIVTLPSQLFFNVAIPCCLWFVSRDRTNRHGKVLFIDGRNLGKMVTRRNRELTEEDIARVVKTYHDYKTASADYTDQPGFCKVADLEEIKQHDYVLTPGRYVGVEEAEEDDEPFAEKFARLTAELEEQFAKSRELEVKIKENLTKIEKEIK
- a CDS encoding response regulator; amino-acid sequence: MRILLVEDDVAIAQSLKEGLEDEAYAVDVAHDGDEGYRTATADDYDVIILDVMLPEMNGYEVCRVLRKDGNQTPILMLTARDAERDIVEGLDVGADDYLAKPFSFEVLLARLRALLRRPNEKLEEILRVGDLMLDPSLKKVMRASEEISLTAKEYAVLEYLMRNAGKVLSKEQIISHVWDFDADVLPNNVELFVMFLRRKIDKPFGSKLIHTVPGFGYKLEDKS
- the radC gene encoding DNA repair protein RadC; this translates as MRLSDRHPNDRPREKLARYGAARLSDLELLMAVIGSGNARADVGKIALEVLKIVRQKGGDVLYDDLRGVVGLGEAKIPVILASLELARRYLLDSDQPIIDSPEKAVELLADIRDKKQEYFVCLTLDGANRLIAKRVVTIGTLTASLVHPREVFADAIADRAANIVVAHNHPSGSLEASQADKDVTSRLMEAGKLLGITLNDHIIVTKTDYKSLLHPE
- a CDS encoding cell filamentation protein Fic, whose product is MSGDNPNGEMVVYVGDDGKPQIQARLQDENMWLTQVQLAQVFQTTRQNIGQHIKNIYEEKELDPSATIKKFFIVQIEGDREVSRTIEHYSLDMVLALGYRVKSNIATNFRIWATERLREYITKGFVMDDERLKENSGGNYWKELLERIRDIRSSEKILYRQVLDLFATSQDYNPSSKEQIEFFQIVQNKLHYAVNMLTAAEVIYSRVDSDKPFLGLTTFRGQQPTKSEAQIAKNYLMADELGILNRLVSAFFDLAELKAINHEPMRMADWVREVDKFAATYGKGVLDNPGKISHKAMLTKVAKEYESYKERMRNQELNSIEQQYLEELKAVQKNIESSSAKRTN
- a CDS encoding LD-carboxypeptidase, translated to MIPDKLKPGDEVRIVAPARSASDIDERVLDRAKAALESLGLKVSFSKNAFSRSQRGCPTDDEKVEDLHEAFMDENVKCVLAAIGRFNSNQLLGRIDWQIIKDNPKIFGGFSDITVLNHAILAKTGLVTYAMPNFYCFGLPSEANYSLEYFRRCLFADQPAEFVVQQSETFYDFPWNYDEVSPRQALENNGPRVVQSGSAEGVMIGGNLCSLNLLNGTEYFPKIEGDIILCIEDDSYDSIPETFERHVQALMQQPFFCRVKAILVGRFQGESRATDDMVSDIILSKNIDPTIPVVVNLDFGHTDPKFTYPVGGKCRVVAGDNSKIIIRCDD